The Caretta caretta isolate rCarCar2 chromosome 10, rCarCar1.hap1, whole genome shotgun sequence genome has a window encoding:
- the FBXO22 gene encoding LOW QUALITY PROTEIN: F-box only protein 22 (The sequence of the model RefSeq protein was modified relative to this genomic sequence to represent the inferred CDS: deleted 1 base in 1 codon) — protein sequence MTYSECVAARAFGSPPASWCGRQTPGAEAWVAVAMESDGKGAYVLSNLAEVVERILSFLPTKALLRAACVCRLWRECARRLLRTQQSIAWVSALEPGPSDSHSLVRALAEELENVHVLPQTVLYIADAETFSGYEECHGQKRARKRNSKETAIALEKLLPKRCQVLGLVTPGIVVTPMGSSSNRPQEIEDGEAGFVLLFPKIDGVKIHTFHFFKDLKNRVFDESKFTEAGLKNNPELRVVLLFVYNSWKPGANRFLHQIINPLNEKSIILAGGHVESLTSLSSENNTEAGDSCGVVGLAFSGPQLQSATVLLDQDVIDERTVEAAMQRLKAANIPEHNTIGFMFACVGRGYQYYKTKRNLEADAFRKFFPNVPLFGFFGHGEIGCDRIVAGNFILRECNDIKDDLLHGYTTVMTLIHLGSTKANQV from the exons ATGACGTACTCGGAGTGCGTCGCGGCTAGG GCTTTCGGCTCCCCGCCTGCTTCTTGGTGCGGGAGGCAGACGCCGGGAGCAGAGGCGTGGGTGGCGGTTGCCATGGAGTCGGACGGCAAAGGGGCCTACGTGCTGAGTAACCTGGCTGAGGTGGTGGAGCGGATCCTTAGCTTCTTGCCCACCAAGGCATTACTGCGAGCAGCCTG TGTTTGCCGGTTATGGAGAGAATGTGCCCGTAGATTACTGAGAACACAGCAGAGCATAGCATGGGTCTCTGCACTTGAGCCTGGTCCATCTGATAGTCATTCACTGGTCCGTGCATTAGCTGAAGAACTTGAG AATGTGCATGTGCTACCACAAACAGTGCTCTACATAGCAGATGCAGAGACTTTCAGTGGATATGAAGAGTGTCACGGACAAAAGAGAG CAAGGAAAAGAAATAGTAAAGAAACAGCAATTGCACTAGAAAAGCTGTTGCCAAAACGGTGCCAAGTTCTGGGACTGGTAACTCCTGGAATTGTAG TTACTCCAATGGGCTCAAGCAGCAATCGACCTCAAGAAATCGAAGATGGTGAAGCTGGCTTTGTTTTATTGTTCCCTAAAATTGATGGTGTGAAAATCCATACCTTCCACTTTTTTAAAGACTTGAAGAATAGAGTTTTTGATGAAAGCAAATTCACTGAagcag GTCTTAAAAATAATCCAGAGCTCCGTGTGGTTCTTCTATTTGTCTACAATTCCTGGAAGCCAGGAGCTAACCGGTTTCTTCATCAGATAATCAATCCTTTAAATGAAAAAAGTATCATCTTGGCTGGGGGGCATGTGGAGAGCTTGACGTCACTGAGCTCTGAGAA TAACACTGAGGCTGGCGATTCCTGTGGTGTGGTTGGATTGGCTTTCAGTGGACCCCAGCTACAGAGTGCTACAGTTTTGTTAGACCAGGATGTAATTGATGAACGGACTGTAGAAGCAGCAATGCAGCGTCTCAAAGCAGCAAACATTCCTGAGCACAATACCATTGGGTTCATGTTTGCATGTGTTGGCAGGGGATACCAGTATTATAAAACCAAAAGGAATCTTGAAGCAGATgcatttaggaagtttttccctaatGTTCCCCTATTTGGCTTTTTTGGACATGGAGAAATAGGATGTGATCGAATAGTCGCTGGGAATTTCATACTGAGAGAATGCAATGACATAAAGGATGATCTGCTCCATGGTTATACTACAGTTATGACTCTTATTCATCTTGGTTCAACTAAAGCAAACCAAGtttaa
- the NRG4 gene encoding pro-neuregulin-4, membrane-bound isoform isoform X1: MMKFITVKGNLLGRVITLCLVYAPNTGQRACPNAILPVLTFSSEDLIAEGDLNLTSNPTADRSDSRKEEPNSPGSYLKQNLSQLSPLDSWKNVKPFVRDYLFYSYPYLLFTQIDYISLSACLKDFLTEAKRGELTWSVPIPSMTTLRDLFGCRRHSNWDLNNPLFENLIVLNDVISKNKISFNDDKNGNLHTNTLWKVYKAALRGKLIDSFSRIKKGKNTEDKFFLSEIKKLEKLHKKTDARQMLAKPPSLRGQLSVLWPEKIECIVYQFKQKYNGMGNKGHNNLSYRLKQEKEKNTMIGITKHKSEMHCHTSSYTGEVGLPVIPEHLQKEFEEVKSVIQNMLSSKAPGMERFSIELYKSLTYQLSPKHLSNFQDFKTLADMKKEVNIAVILKAKRYKIECTSPMNISLSNTEFKSFAKVLTESFMLKITSIYQMGFNQGRQLLDNIHRLLVVIHSSLSKIRRSDMLLSLDVEKVYEQVKRKFMKGLGLESKRKKWTEILYQSIKAKQRVNNKYSEPLSFCRGLWQSFPLFPTSFVLTKKPFAQKIRKIKQIQDLNAKKSIHKIVFFVDEVLFMITESLKRMAFREVIGFKINFTKLQVMSICLKDQCQTRLQIHFKFKLAKHHIKVCSGQCYFPFNNII, translated from the coding sequence ATGATGAAATTCATAACAGTTAAAGGAAATCTACTGGGCAGAGTAATTACCCTGTGCTTGGTATATGCTCCTAACACAGGACAAAGAGCCTGTCCCAATGCTATTCTTCCTGTCTTGACATTTTCTTCTGAGGATCTCATTGCTGAGGGAGATTTAAATCTCACCTCAAATCCTACAGCTGACAGATCAGACAGTAGAAAGGAAGAACCCAATTCCCCTGGCTCATATTTGAAACAAAATCTTTCACAGCTCAGTCCACTGGATTCATGGAAGAATGTGAAGCCATTTGTGAgggattatttgttttattcatATCCCTATTTGCTGTTCACGCAAATAGATTATATATCTCTGTCTGCTTGTTTAAAGGATTTTctgactgaggcaaagagaggtgaGCTTACATGGTCAGTCCCTATTCCTAGCATGACAACACTTAGAGATTTGTTTGGTTGTAGGAGGCATAGCAACTGGGACCTGAATAATCCATTATTTGAAAACCTTATAGTATTGAATGATGTAATTagcaaaaacaaaatttctttCAATGACGACAAAAATGGAAACTTACATACCAATACACTATGGAAGGTTTATAAGGCAGCATTGAGGGGGAAATTAATTGATTCATTCTCTagaattaaaaagggaaaaaatacagaagacaagttttttctctctgaaataaaaaaattagagAAGTTACACAAAAAGACAGATGCAAGGCAAATGCTGGCTAAGCCTCCCTCTCTTAGAGGGCAACTCTCTGTTCTGTGGCCAGAAAAAATAGAATGTATTGTATATCAGTTTAAACAAAAGTACAATGGGATGGGAAATAAGGGCCATAACAATTTATCATATAGGctaaaacaggaaaaagaaaaaaatactatgATTGGTATCACAAaacacaagagtgaaatgcattGTCATACAAGTTCTTACACTGGAGAAGTTGGGCTCCCAGTTATACCTGAACATCTGCAGAAAGAATTTGAGGAAGTCAAATCAGTCATTCAAAATATGCTGTCAAGTAAAGCACCTGGTATGGAAAGGTTCTCAATTGAATTGTACAAATCTTTGACTTATCAGCTTTCCCCCAAACATCTAAGTAATTTTCAGGACTTCAAAACATTAGCAGATATGAAGAAAGAAGTcaatattgctgtgattttaaAGGCCAAAAGATATAAGATTGAATGTACTTCACCTATGAACATCTCATTGTCAAATACAGAATTTAAGAGTTTTGCAAAGGTGTTGACAGAATCATTTATGCTTAAAATAACTAGTATATATCAAATGGGATTTAATCAGGGAAGACAGCTATTAGATAACATTCATAGGTTACTGGTTGTGATCCATTCAAGCCTATCAAAGATAAGGAGGTCAGATATGTTACTTTCACTAGATGTGGAAAAGGTCTATGAACAAGTTAAACGGAAGTTTATGAAGGGACTAGGTCtagaaagtaaaagaaaaaaatggactGAAATCTTATACCAATCTATAAAAGCTAAACAAAGAGTCAATAATAAATATTCAGAGCCTCTCTCATTTTGTAGAGGCCTATGGCAAAGTTTTCCACTATTCCCCACCTCGTTTGTATTAACCAAGAAACCATTTGCACAGAAAattagaaaaattaaacaaatacagGATTTAAATGCAAAGAAGTCAATCCATAAAATAGTGTTCTTTGTGGATGAAGTCCTATTCATGATTACAGAATCCCTCAAAAGAATGGCATTTAGGGAGGTCAtaggttttaaaattaattttacaaaATTGCAAGTCATGTCAATTTGCCTTAAAGATCAATGTCAGACAAGGCtacaaattcattttaaatttaagtTAGCCAAACATCACATAAAAGTATGTAGTGGTCAATGTTATTTTCCATTTAATAACATTATATGA